A genome region from Nicotiana tabacum cultivar K326 chromosome 13, ASM71507v2, whole genome shotgun sequence includes the following:
- the LOC107804260 gene encoding scarecrow-like protein 13, with translation MQASQRPQMSGGVHGLYNQPMQQVEQYYAPYHFKNNNCNNTSSVTQFTFQTQNEHFFTLDSLPATDYVVYDSPTALSVSSNRSPFSPQCSQSYMSDLHHSSDNNTCGSPFSGCSGVDDGDLKHVLRELENKLLGPESDTDDSCSCSFNDVVSKPSSLTRWNQVLDMAPSLNLKELLYACAEAVSDADISTAEILMNILEQRVSVSGEPMERLSAYVLEGLRARLLSSGSIIYKKLKCKEPTSSELLSYMQVICNMCPYYKFAYMSANVVIREAMANENRIHIIDFQIAQGSQWMFLLHYLARRPGGPPFVCITGVDDSQSAHARGGGLQLVGERLAAVAKSCGVPFEFHGAALSGCEVQVENLHVRRGEALAVNFPYMLHHMPDESVSTINHRDRLLRLVKSLSPKIVTLAEQESNTNTAPFLPRFRETLDYYTAMFESIDAARPRDDKQRISAEEHCVARDVVNIIACEGADRVERHELFGKWRLRLMMAGFTPCPLSPSVGETINDMLKEYSPNYRFAESEGALYLGWKNRALATSSAWR, from the coding sequence ATGCAAGCATCCCAACGACCTCAAATGTCTGGTGGCGTCCATGGATTATACAATCAGCCAATGCAGCAAGTTGAGCAATATTACGCCCCTTACCATTTCAAGAACAACAATTGCAATAATACTAGCTCAGTGACACAGTTTACTTTTCAGACACAGAATGAACATTTCTTCACTCTGGACTCATTGCCGGCTACTGACTATGTTGTATACGATTCACCTACTGCCTTAAGTGTCTCTTCCAACAGGAGTCCCTTCTCGCCGCAATGTTCACAGTCATACATGTCTGATCTGCATCACTCCTCTGATAACAACACTTGTGGTTCACCTTTCAGTGGGTGTTCAGGAGTTGATGATGGTGACCTGAAACATGTGCTTCGGGAGCTGGAGAATAAGTTACTGGGGCCTGAATCTGATACTGACGACAGCTGCAGTTGCTCCTTTAATGATGTGGTCTCGAAACCTTCTTCCTTGACAAGGTGGAACCAAGTGTTGGACATGGCGCCCAGCTTGAACTTGAAAGAGTTGCTCTATGCCTGTGCTGAAGCAGTGTCAGATGCTGATATCTCAACTGCTGAAATTCTTATGAATATTTTAGAGCAAAGGGTGTCAGTCTCTGGGGAACCTATGGAACGATTGAGTGCATATGTGTTGGAAGGGCTTAGAGCACGACTACTGTCGTCAGGAAGCATCATATACAAAAAATTGAAGTGCAAAGAACCGACTAGCTCGGAATTATTATCTTATATGCAAGTCATCTGTAACATGTGCCCATACTACAAATTTGCTTATATGTCTGCAAATGTCGTCATCAGGGAAGCCATGGCGAATGAGAACAGAATCCATATCATTGATTTTCAGATTGCACAGGGAAGTCAGTGGATGTTCCTCCTCCACTATCTTGCTCGTCGGCCTGGTGGACCCCCATTTGTCTGCATCACAGGTGTGGATGATTCCCAATCAGCTCATGCACGAGGTGGAGGACTTCAGCTAGTAGGCGAAAGGCTAGCAGCAGTTGCCAAGTCATGCGGAGTACCTTTTGAATTCCACGGTGCTGCACTATCAGGCTGTGAGGTCCAAGTAGAGAATCTTCATGTTAGGCGTGGAGAAGCGCTGGCAGTAAACTTCCCTTACATGCTGCACCACATGCCAGACGAGAGCGTAAGCACGATCAACCATCGAGACCGCCTATTAAGGCTAGTTAAGAGTTTGTCGCCCAAAATTGTGACCTTAGCTGAACAAGAATCAAACACCAACACCGCCCCTTTCCTTCCAAGGTTCCGTGAAACTCTTGATTACTATACAGCAATGTTCGAATCAATTGATGCAGCTCGCCCTAGGGATGACAAGCAGCGGATCAGTGCAGAGGAGCATTGTGTCGCACGGGACGTTGTCAACATAATAGCATGTGAGGGGGCCGACAGAGTGGAAAGGCACGAACTTTTTGGAAAGTGGAGGTTGAGACTTATGATGGCCGGATTTACTCCATGTCCATTGAGTCCATCAGTTGGTGAGACCATCAACGATATGTTGAAGGAGTACAGCCCAAATTACAGGTTTGCAGAAAGCGAAGGGGCACTCTACCTTGGATGGAAAAATAGAGCTTTAGCAACTTCTTCTGCCTGGAGATGA